In the genome of Streptomyces aquilus, the window TTGCCCGGTCTGGATTTGGTGGGTCTGTCAGATCACCCGTGGCCGTCGTGGGGTGATCCGGCCGACATCACTGAACTCCGGAGGTCGGCCGACGAGCCTCGGTCTCAGACGTCGGCTGGATCGGGCGCGTCGTCCCACCAGTTCGGCTCTTCCTCCTGCACCTGATCCGGGATCTCGACGGGATGGGTGCAGCGCTTCATGGCCGGCGCCCCGGTCTCGGGGTGAACGGTTTCCTTGAGGCCATGGTGGTCAGCGGGGCCTCATGCCAGCGGGGGACCTCGTACCCAGGAATAGCGTGGTGGAGTTCGACAGCCTTGTCGATCTTCCCGTTGAGAGTGGTCACCGAGGCAGAGGCTGCCTCCGGCGGCCCCATCGGTGCGTTGCGCTCTTTCCACGCCGCGGCGGAGTCTGCGGCGCGCCAGGCGAAACAAATCATCTGCCCAGGGGTGTACCCGTGCCCGAACCCTCGGCGAATGACGTCCGTGAGTTCTTCCCGCCGGGTCTCCGGCACTTCGGGGTAGTCGTACTTTTTGGTGAGCAGGCCGTTGAGGTATGAGGCGACATTGGTCACCTCCATCTCGTCCGCCAACGCCGTGAAGGCTTCGCGAGCCGCGGCCCCCTGAGGGCCAGGCCGGGTCTTGAAGCTGTTCGTGATCTCCTTCACGCGTTCCTGAACGGCTGATCGGTCGCCGATGAGTCGCCATACGACCTCGTCGGCGGCGAACGTGATGTCGTCCCTGTTCTTGGAGAGGCCGAAAGCTTGCGGTGGGGTTTCCCGGGAGATGGCGATGAGGTGTGAATAGTAGAGCGCCAGCAGAAGTTCTCTGTCCCTTGCGGTGTCGCCGGTCCAGCCCATCGCGCCGACACCCGTGATGCTCGGGAGCGGCCTGCCAGGATTTCGGGTGGCATAGCTGGCCAACGCCACGTAGAGGGCCATGGCTTGAGGGGTGTCATCCTGGAGGCGGCTGCTGGACGCAGTCTTCGCCTCCTCGTCCTGGATGGCTGCGGCAACCAGGCACTCGAATTCTTCGGCCTCCTGTTTCTCACGCTCCTGCTCGGCACGCTTTTGCTCAGCGGCGAGCCGCTGCCGCTCCGCCTTCTCGCGCTGCTGGATCGCCGAGCAGTCGCCGCAGAGGTAGGAGGGGGCTTCGGCGTCCAGGTATTTGCCGCCGACCTTGTTGGCCCAGGACCGGTTGGTGACGCTGATCGGTTCGGAGCAGTTGGCGCAAGGGCAGTTCAGCAGGATGGCGTGAGAGTGCGCTGTCGCCACCGCGCCGACAGCGCCGGCCACGCCGATGCTGTTCACGGTTCGCGCCCATGTGCCGTCATCCTTGATCTCCCAGTAAAGGGTGCTGATCCGCTGGGCATCTTCGGGGGCATCGTGATTGATCACCACTCGGATGCGGGCGGCATCTACGGGAAATTCCCGGATGATCGGCTGCGGGGCAGCCGACTGCTGTGGCGGTTGGTTCTTCTTGGCTCGTTCCCGCTTGCGACGGCGTTGGCGCTTACCCACCCGTTCCTCCCCGGTTCATGTCGGGATGGTGACGCACTCGCGCTGTGCATGGGCGATTTTTCGCCGACCGCGACGGGCGGCGAAACGTTCCTCGGGGGCTACCGTCCAGCCAAAGCCACCTTGGTCGTGGCTGCGGCGAGCGGTGCGGTCCAATACTGCATCCCTCAGGTCGCCCATGTTCGCCGTCGATAGTGGACTCCTCAGGCGATTGTGCGCCCTCTCTGATTGTCAGTGGGTAATTTCTATGCTGGACGGATGGCCAATGGCGTGTGTCACACGGAGTACGGCATCGAGATCTACCTGACCAGACCTGACCTTGGAGTGGACGGTTACCCCGGTCTGCTCGAAGAGATCATGACCCGCGTCTCCGATCGAAACCCGCAGCTGGTGGAGTGCCTTGCACACCACCAGGGAAAAGAATGCGCGTCAGAAGCAGGCGGAAAGTCGCCCTGGATGTTCATCAGGCGTGCTCGTGTCGGCGGGCGCACCCCTCTTGTCGCCGCGCATCTGCCGGTCACACACAAGGCGACTCCGGCGGAGAGCGCACAACACAAGGCCACCAAAGAGCGGATCATCGTGGCAGCCTCGCCGTTGCGGTCTGGACGCAGATGCTGAAGTCTCCAATGCGAATCGGCGGAGTGTCCCCGATGCCCTCGTCACTGGGCCCACGGGTATCCGCATCGGGTGGGAGATCCAGTGAGGCTCTTTCATCCTCTGTAGCCGCAGGTCAGTAGGGTGTGAACGGTCCAGACGAGGTCGCCCACAGGTCGGGGAGCCATGCCCCTCCACCCTCGGGTCCCGGGGATTGCGGGTCACGCTGGGGTCAGTAGGTCTGCGTGGCCCGTTCGCCGGAGGTAGTCGATCACCGCGTCTCGGCTCTTCTCCAGGCACACGATCCTGTTCTCGACGACGCGCAGCTCGCGAGCGAGCTCCTCTACCAGGGGCTGGGTGCACGCGCCTCCCGCGTCCTGGGCCGAGGGAGCCTCGATGTCCAGCACGATCTTGATCATCCTCGTCGACAGACCAGCCTCGACGAGCGCCCGGACGTGACGTGCATGCTCGACCTGGTCCTCGGAGTAGTCGCGGTAGCCGTTGGTCGACCGTGCCGCCTCGATGAGCCCCTGCTGCTCGTAGTAGCGGAGCATCCGAGCCGGTGCTCCCACCTTTTGGGCGGCCTCACTGATCTTCATCACTCGTTCCTCCTCGCAGGTCGCCGACTTGACCTTGACATTGATGTCAAAGTTTACGGTCACTCTCAAGGCCCCAGCGACCAGATCACGCTGGGGAAGGCGAACACGAGAGCGATCTTCAGATGACCAACGACAGTTCGATCCGCACATCCCGGGACATCCTCATCATCGGAGCCGGGGAGCTCGGCATGCCCGTCATCCGCAACGTCGTCCGACGAGCGAAGGACGTGGAGGGCTCGTCCGTCAGCGTGCTCCTGCGGGCCGGCGCCATCGCGTCCACGGCACCCGACAAGCAGCGCGACGTCGCTGAGATCAAGAACCTGGGCGTGAAGATCGTCGAAGGGGACCTCGTGAAGAACACCGTCGACGAGCTCGCCTCCCTCTTCGCCGACTACGACACGGTCATCGGGTGCACGGGCATCACCGCCGGCCTCGAAACCCCGATGAAGGTCGCCGAAGCCGCCCTCCAGGCGAGGGTTCCGCGGTACTTCCCGTGGCAGTTCGGCGTCGATTTCGACGTCATCGGCCGAGGGAGCCCGCAGGACATTTTCGACTCCCAGCTGGACGTCCGTGACCTGCTCCGGTCCCAGGATCAGACCGAGTGGGTCATCATCTCCACCGGCATGTTCATGAACTACCTCTTCGAGCCCGGCTCGGGCATGGTGGACCTGCCCAACGACACCGTCAACGCGCTGGGAAGTCTCGAGACGGCGGTCACCGTGACGACGCCCGAAGACATCGGCGTCCTGACTGCGGACATCCTCTTCGCCGAACCTCGCATCCGTAACGAGATCGTCTACCTCGCCGGTGACACCATCACCTACGGCGCGCTGGCCGAGACGCTCGAGACCGTGCTGGAGCGTCCGTTCCGCCGAGTGGTGTGGACGGTTCCGTCGCTGCTCGACGAGCTGGCCGCCGACCCGGACAACATGACACGGAAGTACCGGGCGGTCTTCGCGCAGGGCCGCGGCGTCGCGTGGGCGAAGGACGACACCTACAACGCACGCCACGCGATCCCCGTGACCGGCCTCCGTCAGTGGGTCGAGGAGAACCTCGTCGGCTGACGCATCCCTAGCCCCTGCGTGCGTGGCGTCGGCCCGCAGTTCCTCACCGGCGACCTCCAGGGCTGCCATGACCCACCGGATCACGCGTACAGGCCCCCAAGCGCCATGGGGGCCGACGGGCGCAGTCGGCCTGAGGTCGCGTCTTCGATGCCAGCCGCTGTAACGGACGGCGATCGACGTACGCTGTCCGCCTCTGCCTCCGTGGTCCCTCACACCGACCCACCGGGTTCACTCTCCAACGGCATCGCGGGCAGACGGTCTTCGAGGATCTCGGACGAGCCGAAAGCGAGAATCCGGACGCTGAGCCGGGTGATCAGTCGATGTCGCGGTCACAAGACTCTTCGAGGAGACGGGTCGCGAGGTCGTCGGCCCACTCCACGGCCCAGGCGCGCAGGGCGGTAATGGTGGTCTCGTCGAGGCCGTAGGCGGTGAAGGCTTCGTCGTCGGTCCACTCGGCGCCGGTGAGGTTCGCCTGGAGGTCCTCGCGCTCGAAACGGCCGCGGGCGTGTCGGCGGCCGAACTCTTCGAGCTCGGCGTTACTCCAGCGATGGGAGGCCGCGTACACGTCGATCAGGTCGCGTGGCGCTCCGCGGTCGGCGAGGGCACGAACCTTGGTCCCGATCACGTCCTCCTCGGCGAGGACGGGCCCGTACGGGCTCTGGGCGACGGGCCTCCAGAAGATTTCCTTGAGGATGTCGACCTCGCACTCCTGCCCGGTGGCGGGGTCCGCCACGGTGAAGCGGGCGGACAGCGGGGCAGTTTCCAGTGCCTGCACCTTCCAGCCCCGGGCTGTCAGGCCGCTGCAGAGCGCCGCTGCGATGTCGGCCATGGGCGCCGGGTTCTCGGTGGCGACATCGAGATCCTGGCTGGGGCGGTTCACGAGGCGGTGTGCCCTCACCGCATACCCGCCGGTGAGGACCAGGGGATACGGCGAGCCAAGGGCGATCACATCCGCCAGGAGCCGCGTGTGCAGCTCCGGCATGTCCGTCACGCGGCTGCCCGGGTGCGGGAGGCGAGCTCGGGGAAGGCGTCCTCCCTCACAGTGCGCACGGTGCGACCGACGAGGGTGCGCAGCACGGGCCACAGCTCGAGGAGCAGATCCCGGTTGAGGTAGCGGGGGAGGTCGTCGTGCAGGCCCTCGTGCAGGACGGTGCGGTACAGGCCCATGCGCTGGCGGGGTTTGTCCAGGTCGTACGAGGTCATCCCGGACCACGCCAGGTGCAGCGGCAGCTCCACGACGCCGTGGGTCGGTCCGTGCAGCTCGTCCAGTGACTCCGGCAGACGGCGCCGGAACTTCTCCCGGTACAGCGCGAGGTCCTCGGCGTCTGCGCCCGAGAGGTTCCTCGGCCCGGGTCCGGTGTGCTGCGGGTCGGAGGCCATGCCTCCATTATGGCGGCCGCACAGGGTCGGGGCTGGTGGCTTCAACCAAGGAGACGATGTCACTGTCTGTGTCGTTGCAGATGGGGGCAACGTCGCTCGGCAGCAGGCTTTGCGGGGCACGGGACAGGGGTGGAGTCGCTGGCGCAGGGCCTGTGCCGTCGGCTGATTCTCCCCGGATTCTCCCCAGCGGCCTCAGGAGGCTATAAGTGCTGGTCAGAGGCATATCGGAGGCAGGTAGAGGAGATCACCCGCATCGTTTCTCCCCAGGGACTCCCCAGAGCCGATTCCGGCCCGATCTGTGACCGGTGCGAGAGCAAAGGCCGCACAAGAACTGAGCTCGGCAAGAGGGACTCAGAGCCAGTCCCGTCGCTTGAAAATCACGTACAAACTGACGCAAACCACCCCCATCAGGCCAATCGCGAAGGGGTATCCGAAGCTCCATCCCAACTCAGGCATGTGCTCGAAGTTCATCCCGTAAATAGTTCCGACCAGCGTGGGAGCAAACAGAATCGCAGCCCAGGATGAGATCTTCTTGAAGTTGTCTACTTGGTGGTGCTGACCTGCGGCGATGTGGCTCCAGACGCCGTTGACCTGCACGGATGGCTCTTTCTGAGTCTTTCAGTGGCGTGCCGCGTTACACAGCTGATTCTCCCCACGCGCTCCCCCAGCACCGCCCGTACTCCCCAGATTCTCCCCACCGGAGGTCCCTCGGGTGATGCGGAGCCACAGAGTATCCGTGGCCGCCTGATGAGGCGAAGTGATCAATCGAACAAGGCCTGTTCGGGTGTCCTATCGGCGATACGCGCATGAAGGCAGGGGTGAAAGCCCGTTCGTGATCGTTGCGAGATGGCTCGAGGGGGCTTTCAGTTCAGGGCTGCACCATCGCTCCCGGCCTCCGGCTTTGACTGGCGAGCCTTCGCCCGCCCCACGGTCGTCGTGAGCACATGAGTGCCATCATCCAGGCGGTCGCTGCGCTGCTCTCTCACCAACAGGCGGCCACCTTCGCGACCGGTGAACAAGTGCGAATGTACGGCCAGTTCACCCCCCTCGGCGTGCCAGCGCCGACCGTGCACGAGCTCGTCAGTCAGCGGGTGGCGAAGAATTCGTCACCTTCGCTGCCCACCGCCGCGCAGAAATCGACGGTGCCGCAGGAGATACCGGTGAGATCGTGCTTCGGGGTGATCATCTGGGGCGGTGTCCAATCGGCTCCG includes:
- a CDS encoding MerR family transcriptional regulator, which encodes MKISEAAQKVGAPARMLRYYEQQGLIEAARSTNGYRDYSEDQVEHARHVRALVEAGLSTRMIKIVLDIEAPSAQDAGGACTQPLVEELARELRVVENRIVCLEKSRDAVIDYLRRTGHADLLTPA
- a CDS encoding aromatic alcohol reductase translates to MTNDSSIRTSRDILIIGAGELGMPVIRNVVRRAKDVEGSSVSVLLRAGAIASTAPDKQRDVAEIKNLGVKIVEGDLVKNTVDELASLFADYDTVIGCTGITAGLETPMKVAEAALQARVPRYFPWQFGVDFDVIGRGSPQDIFDSQLDVRDLLRSQDQTEWVIISTGMFMNYLFEPGSGMVDLPNDTVNALGSLETAVTVTTPEDIGVLTADILFAEPRIRNEIVYLAGDTITYGALAETLETVLERPFRRVVWTVPSLLDELAADPDNMTRKYRAVFAQGRGVAWAKDDTYNARHAIPVTGLRQWVEENLVG
- a CDS encoding nucleotidyl transferase AbiEii/AbiGii toxin family protein, yielding MPELHTRLLADVIALGSPYPLVLTGGYAVRAHRLVNRPSQDLDVATENPAPMADIAAALCSGLTARGWKVQALETAPLSARFTVADPATGQECEVDILKEIFWRPVAQSPYGPVLAEEDVIGTKVRALADRGAPRDLIDVYAASHRWSNAELEEFGRRHARGRFEREDLQANLTGAEWTDDEAFTAYGLDETTITALRAWAVEWADDLATRLLEESCDRDID